A part of Vigna radiata var. radiata cultivar VC1973A chromosome 11, Vradiata_ver6, whole genome shotgun sequence genomic DNA contains:
- the LOC106776744 gene encoding putative gamma-glutamylcyclotransferase At3g02910: protein MERESEKAKLKTHLIFAYGTLKRGFPNHYLMEELMNQDDAVFVGVYLTEDHYPLVCGPHGIPYLINLPGLGHRVKGEIYAVSEGAVAKLDEFEGVSSGCYERLPLTVVAPVEEGGGRVEAEAYWGHRRFGEVLWKTKGEVGLKEYGEKEAKEYVRKENRLGGRNSILDLVP from the coding sequence ATGGAGAGAGAGAGCGAAAAGGCGAAACTCAAAACCCATTTGATATTCGCGTATGGCACGTTGAAGCGAGGATTCCCCAACCACTATCTGATGGAGGAGCTGATGAACCAAGACGACGCCGTTTTCGTTGGAGTCTACTTGACTGAGGATCATTACCCGCTGGTCTGTGGCCCTCACGGCATACCTTACCTGATCAACCTCCCCGGGTTGGGGCACAGGGTGAAGGGCGAGATTTATGCTGTGTCGGAGGGCGCGGTGGCTAAGTTGGATGAGTTCGAAGGCGTGAGTTCCGGGTGCTACGAGCGGTTACCGTTGACGGTGGTTGCGCCGGTGGAGGAGGGTGGGGGAAGGGTGGAGGCGGAGGCGTATTGGGGACACAGGAGGTTCGGGGAGGTGCTGTGGAAGACGAAGGGGGAGGTGGGGTTGAAGGAGTATGGGGAGAAAGAAGCGAAGGAGTACGTGAGGAAGGAGAACAGACTGGGTGGCAGAAACAGTATTCT